A single genomic interval of Oncorhynchus gorbuscha isolate QuinsamMale2020 ecotype Even-year linkage group LG25, OgorEven_v1.0, whole genome shotgun sequence harbors:
- the LOC124013757 gene encoding insulin receptor substrate 2-B-like, with the protein MANLMNYQENKAAMLLVETQQRGIGTTPAATAANGYTSIGEPPSPLLNICGGSGARFHQHMPPSNHHSHHHYPQSSLPKEQRPLLHHYPAATQQQQHTLSGENIPGSPVRKASLSSLNLVHEDPSASHHALAASVNAASAAIQLAANANVSVATSGVMDDIRKCGYLRKQKHGHKRFFVLRVASHLGLSRLEYYDSDKKFRSSLRSSAAAPKRVIYLYQCFTVNKRADSKNKHLIALYTKDEYFAIVAENEQEQEDWYVALSELMSEGKKGHLDSDELDDGYGTVTPGTVFKEVWQVNVKPKGLGQTKNLTGVYRLCLSSKTIHLVKLNSETPYVNLQLMNIRRCGHSESFFFIEVGRSSSIGPGEIWMQVDDSVVAQNMHETILETMKALKAFVEIRPRSKSQSSGSNPMAFITTRRHLGNLPPSQTGLQRRSRTESAVGTPPSSKSSGASGYRFRTSSEGEGTMNRPFRSVTGSLIHLNTARIHLGRQEGGGGAGNTGGGGRYARALPGSNCHTRSASLPVSHFSSTTSPVSVSSSSGHGSVSDTLTRPSSSSICGSPSDGGFNSSDEYGSSPGDFRYFRVRSNTPDSLGNTPPIREENCLSDYMAMGWHREVFGAGGVSSSGGAEAPHRDESTSTDEDRSLRRRTHSFTRPGSQGGVAGGSSCVAVYQKMTQTTFSQDELVSVEEALSLGRTGSSNQPSSTSSSLRSDYSSCSEHSQGRPPLSSYPSSSAKEDSGYMPMLCGVAASPRDTPDYMPMQPSSHSHPHHHSLSHPPQPSHSPQASSPALAPRSAHQLHPHQPTDPQGYMMMLPGGLSSSSPVQASPSPRSSSSNMGLGVASSGSIVERPETGEYMDMSYSSGRGNATGGRKLSNEGGYYTLSNPEGIPKSYSPYFSLPRSYKAPVARDGEQRKWEHEEYVPMSSPAKPIYSQVTGVTTKGFSSGGSDTPHAHHPPPYGAHHQVARGDCRTTAVRPNRLPLGRHSFHGSLSVSEPAAAEGPSSPGEYINIEFGDPYGPPTSCPLSDQYVSPSMGSAEQCHSPPQNQDYMSVEVGGGRDDGCRLTKNQSPRPSLVAPWNPPSYIRPPTANSSLSGAPGSSGAHWRTGTDDYTDMTFNLSKDEGSRGSQSSPTAMLQHLCVMEGRYPPTLLPHTISPPSSFSPQPEPPKVVRADPQGRRRHSSETFSSTPGGGRTTSSSTGTNPLSGSANPSAINGALLAEGSKWASSGSFDSVWMCVEGIGVDLAGFPAQPGPSDLGMDSASSGGPPGGHMCRNVSVGYQNGLNYIALELREDQESNTLPIPQQQGGTGLTPNAPSAGNVTVPVVENNGAYASIDFTKSDGMTATFTE; encoded by the coding sequence CGACACCAGCGGCTACGGCAGCCAACGGCTACACCTCAATTGGGGAACCCCCTTCCCCCTTATTGAATATCTGCGGTGGCAGTGGAGCTCGTTTTCATCAGCACATGCCGCCCTCCAACCACCACAGCCACCATCACTATCCCCAGAGCTCGCTGCCCAAAGAACAACGCCCGCTGTTGCACCACTATCCGGCGGCGACACAGCAACAGCAGCATACTCTCTCTGGTGAAAACATCCCAGGGTCCCCGGTAAGGAAAGCCTCGTTGTCGTCTTTGAACCTGGTACATGAGGACCCCTCTGCTAGCCACCACGCACTCGCTGCATCGGTGAACGCGGCGTCGGCTGCAATTCAATTGGCTGCGAATGCTAACGTTAGCGTCGCTACCTCAGGGGTCATGGACGACATTCGGAAGTGTGGCTACCTACGGAAACAGAAGCATGGACACAAGAGATTTTTCGTTCTGAGGGTGGCGAGCCACCTAGGCCTCAGCCGGCTGGAGTACTATGACAGCGATAAAAAATTCCGCAGTAGCCTGCGGTCTTCAGCAGCAGCCCCGAAACGAGTGATCTATCTGTATCAGTGCTTCACCGTCAACAAAAGAGCGGATTCCAAGAACAAACACCTCATAGCCCTCTATACTAAGGATGAGTACTTTGCCATTGTGGCTGAAAACGAGCAGGAGCAAGAGGACTGGTATGTAGCCCTGAGTGAACTAATGAGTGAGGGGAAAAAGGGGCATCTAGACTCTGACGAGTTGGATGATGGCTATGGTACAGTCACACCAGGTACGGTTTTCAAAGAGGTGTGGCAGGTGAATGTGAAACCCAAAGGTCTGGGTCAGACCAAGAACCTCACAGGTGTGTATCGTTTATGCCTCTCTTCTAAAACTATCCATCTGGTCAAACTAAACTCTGAGACACCGTATGTCAACCTCCAGCTAATGAACATCAGACGATGTGGACACTCAGAAAGCTTCTTCTTCATCGAGGTGGGTCGGTCATCCTCCATAGGACCAGGGGAGATATGGATGCAGGTAGATGACTCTGTCGTGGCTCAGAACATGCACGAGACCATCTTAGAGACCATGAAGGCTCTGAAGGCCTTCGTAGAGATCCGCCCTAGGAGTAAAAGCCAATCATCGGGCTCCAACCCCATGGCGTTCATCACCACCCGCCGTCACCTAGGCAACCTGCCACCGAGCCAGACTGGTCTCCAGCGCCGCTCCCGGACCGAGTCGGCGGTCGGTACGCCACCATCGAGTAAGAGCTCCGGTGCCAGTGGCTACCGCTTCAGGACGTCAAGTGAAGGCGAAGGGACGATGAACCGGCCATTCCGGTCCGTTACCGGCAGCCTGATCCACCTGAACACCGCCCGGATACACCTAGGGCGccaggagggtgggggaggggcaGGGAACACCGGGGGAGGAGGGCGCTACGCCAGGGCGCTACCGGGCTCCAACTGCCACACCCGCTCCGCCTCGCTCCCCGTCTCCCacttctcctccaccacctcccccgTTAGTGTGTCCAGCAGCAGCGGTCACGGCTCAGTCTCTGACACCCTCACCCGGCCCTCCAGCTCGTCCATATGCGGCTCCCCCTCTGACGGAGGCTTCAACTCTTCAGACGAGTACGGCTCAAGCCCCGGAGACTTTCGCTACTTCCGAGTCCGTAGCAACACACCCGATTCGCTGGGCAACACCCCACCAATCAGAGAAGAGAACTGCCTGAGTGACTACATGGCCATGGGCTGGCACCGCGAGGTGTTTGGAGCGGGCGGCGTGAGTAGCTCTGGCGGTGCCGAGGCCCCCCACCGGGACGAGAGCACGTCGACAGACGAAGACCGGTCTCTGAGGCGACGGACACACTCGTTCACGCGGCCCGGGAGTCAGGGTGGAGTTGCCGGCGGTAGCAGCTGCGTGGCTGTGTACCAGAAGATGACCCAGACCACCTTCTCACAGGACGAGTTGGTGTCTGTGGAAGAGGCTCTGTCTCTGGGCCGCACCGGCAGCAGCAACCAACCTTCCTCCACATCGTCCTCCCTCCGCTCCGACTACAGCTCCTGCTCCGAGCACAGCCAGGGCagaccccctctttcctcctacccctcctcctcggCCAAGGAGGACAGTGGCTATATGCCCATGTTGTGTGGGGTGGCAGCCTCACCCCGTGACACCCCGGATTACATGCCTATGCAACCTAGCTCCCACTCTCATCCCcatcaccactctctctcacaccctccccagccctcccactCCCCCCAGGCCTCTAGCCCAGCCCTGGCCCCACGCTCGGCCCACCAGCTCCATCCCCACCAGCCTACAGACCCCCAGGGCTACATGATGATGCTACCAGGGGGACTGAGCTCCTCTTCTCCAGTCCAGGCCTCCCCAAGTCCCcgcagcagtagcagtaacatgGGTCTGGGTGTCGCTAGTTCTGGTAGTATAGTGGAGCGGCCTGAGACTGGAGAGTACATGGACATGTCGTACAGCAGTGGAAGAGGGAACGCGACAGGAGGACGGAAGCTCTCCAACGAGGGAGGATACTACACACTGAGCAACCCTGAAGGTATCCCTAAATCATACAGTCCCTACTTCTCCCTGCCTCGCTCCTACAAGGCCCCCGTCGCCAGAGATGGTGAACAGAGAAAATGGGAGCATGAGGAATACGTGCCTATGAGCTCCCCAGCTAAACCCATCTACTCCCAGGTCACTGGTGTTACGACAAAGGGTTTCAGTAGTGGGGGGTCAGACACCCCTCACGCCCACCACCCCCCGCCCTACGGTGCCCACCACCAAGTAGCTCGAGGTGACTGCCGAACGACTGCGGTTCGGCCCAACCGCCTCCCCTTGGGCCGCCACAGCTTCCATGGGTCGCTGAGTGTTAGTGAGCCAGCTGCTGCCGAGGGACCCTCCAGCCCCGGCGAGTACATCAACATCGAGTTTGGGGATCCCTACGGACCCCCCACATCCTGCCCTCTCTCTGACCAGTACGTCTCACCCTCGATGGGCTCCGCCGAGCAGTGTCACTCCCCTCCCCAGAACCAGGACTATATGAGTGTAGAGGTTGGAGGTGGGCGTGATGATGGTTGCCGCCTGACTAAGAACCAGTCCCCCAGACCCTCTCTGGTGGCCCCATGGAACCCACCCAGCTACATTCGACCGCCGACCGCCAATTCCTCCCTGAGTGGAGCTCCTGGCTCTTCTGGAGCTCACTGGCGGACGGGAACAGATGACTACACAGATATGACCTTTAACCTTAGCAAGGATGAGGGGTCGCGGGGGTCACAGAGTAGCCCCACAGCTATGCTACAGCACCTGTGTGTGATGGAGGGCCGGTACCCCCCTACCTTACTCCCCCACACCATCAGCCCTCCCTCATCCTTCAGCCCCCAGCCTGAGCCCCCCAAAGTGGTACGTGCTGACCCCCAGGGGCGACGCAGACACAGCTCTGAAACCTTCTCCTCCACCCCCGGAGGAGGCAGAACCACAAGCTCCAGCACCGGCACCAATCCCCTCTCGGGCTCAGCCAACCCCTCGGCCATCAACGGAGCTCTCCTGGCCGAGGGCTCCAAGTGGGCCAGCTCTGGCTCCTTTGACAgcgtgtggatgtgtgtggaggGGATAGGGGTAGATTTGGCCGGTTTTCCTGCCCAGCCAGGGCCCTCTGATCTGGGCATGGACTCAGCCTCCTCTGGGGGCCCTCCTGGAGGACATATGTGCAGAAATGTGTCTGTGGGATATCAGAATGGCCTCAACTACATTGCCCTGGAGCTGAGAGAGGACCAGGAATCTAACACACTCCCCATACCGCAGCAGCAGGGGGGAACCGGGCTGACCCCCAATGCCCCCTCAGCTGGTAATGTGACTGTGCCGGTAGTGGAGAACAACGGCGCCTATGCCAGTATAGACTTCACCAAGTCAGACGGGATGACTGCCACGTTCACGG